Part of the Nicotiana tabacum cultivar K326 chromosome 20, ASM71507v2, whole genome shotgun sequence genome, gtaaaattatgaacctaagttgcgacaacttttgtcgacttttgtttcataactcgtttgacttcaagacttatgatacggatattatatgattaaaataccttaataaatgacctcttgagtgtattaagcaccgctagattacctgaaaatacgagttacaatatccttgattcgtttaacttctaatactggttaatcacccttatacactcttgtatcacttaagaccaataggattgacttcttatcatctcaaagataattccttcttggatttatgttaactaatatatgacatgaactaacacatgtggatatgggttgtaacatttaTTTACATATTCATGAGCATTAAGAGTTCCAAAGTTTTGTAGCAACATATGATCAGTAGATTcgtctcatattttcctacatGCAAAACCTCACAAATTAATGTTTAAGTACCTACCCCTTCTTCTCTAGTTTCATTGTGGACATTAATACATATCACTTAAGTAATTATAATGAAATGACAAAGAGGTCAGAACGGGACACCGATAGACGAGGGATATTTCATTACGTAGAACAGTTTAATTTACACAATATATCATATATTGCGACAGAATTCTTTGGTatggaaatacaaaattaaaaaaaacttgaaTAGAGGATAACCTAGATTATTCTCCTTTGTGACAAGAATTTTTACATGCTTGATGTTCTAAAAAATCAGGCTTGCTCGTGAGCGAGTGtgctaaaaatataattaagtaaataaaaatatacatcTCGACAATACTACTTCCTTCTCACTTCCTTGAGGATGACCATACTTTAGAGGATTGAAGGAAGGGTTGAGGAGAAAGGATTATGCAATGTAGAGATGGTTCTACTAAAAGTGTCAGAAACTGGTGACACAGTAGAATTCTCAATGTACTTCACCCACCCGCCCATCCAGGTTGCCATTCCAACAAACAAGGCAGCTAAAGCTAATAATGAGTAACATTTTAACTGTTCAATTTATCTCTTTCAACTTGGGAGGTTTATATCAACCAAAAATCATGAAACCATCAAGTTCGCAGTGAAAATCTATAGAAGACTTGAAGGAACATACAACATGTGTACCATTTGGGTTTGGATTAATTACACATATTTCTCCATAAGATTTCCATGTTTCTATCATAATCTAGCTGAAGTACCAGAAATGGCCTGATCAATGAGTTCTCTTCTCAAGATCTTTCCTGCTGGAGATCTTGGTATTGAGTTAATGAATGCAACACGCCGTATCTTTTTGTATGGTGCAACCTGCAAGATATCCTTTGGTTATAATATGCTTCAGCGGATAATCAGCAATTCTTATTGTCCATCCTAAGAAGAAACACAATCATTTCATCAAAGTTTTCCATCTTTACAGAAAGTAGGATCGAagattgtgtgtgtgtatatatataaaggcCAGCCTGGTGCACGAAGCATCCCGAGTTCACATAAGGTCTAGGAAAGGGCCGCACCTGAAGGAGTGTAGTGTAGGCAGCCTACCATGACACAAACATCAGTGGTTGATTCCTcggctcgaacctgtgacctcTAGGTCATATGGAGACATCTTTACGTTGTCTTATGTGGTGTTAGGATTTTAACAATTGGACAATTTTAGCGTGTATCCACTATACACTAAGGTTGCAGTGATTAAAAGTCTTAACAAATTTCATAGGCGTATGCAGCTTATGTTCAATGGGTTCAACTGAATTGACCAAGTTTAAATTACGTCTTGTGACAATCCTAGGCTAATAGATGCTTCTTTAATGGAAAGAGTTTtagtcttatatatatatatcgaattggatatatatatatatatatacacacacacttggAGGTGTACCTGTTTTGCAATTGAATCCACAATTTGTGACTCACTAATAGTGCTCCCAGGTTTTCTGACAACATAAGCCATTGGAATCTGCCCTGCTTCTTCATCAGGATATCTACATCAGAATAAACGAAAAGAATGAGCAAAGCATAAGAACATCATAGGGATTAAGAACTGCTTGGGAAGCTTAAAATATCCACAACTAGAAAAATATGCAGATGATTTTGTATTAGAGTCTTATTAGCATTTAACTATCAGCATAAAACTACTAAAAGAATGTTGGGTCCAAATAATTTCTTATGATTACTTGTGCCTACTCCAGACTAAAATTCACATCCTGAAATTTTTAAGCTGAATGGATCTTCTAATTACGGTCGTCCTGtctcttttatcatttttcttatAACTGAATGTAGAAATAAAGATATGATAAGATGAACACAAGCTTCTAAATGAGCAGATTGTGACAGTGTGCCCCTGCACAATTCAGACGAGGACTAAAGATCTGGCGATCTAAAAGCCTCTTGCCTCTTAGAGTGAACGGGAATAGAATTCAAAGGTACTAAGTCTAAGTTATCCACATGATCGTAAGAGCTGCAGAAGAGAGATTAGAATTATCTTGCGGACATTGCTAGCTACAGAAGCCTGGAGAACTGGCGCCTATTTTTACTCAAGAGCTGTTAGGAAAAAACAACTGCCACACATATAACAATCAATCAGAGGATTCAGTCAAATTATTACTCAATAAGCATGACAAAGCAAGGAACTGATAGAAAATTCTTGACGTCACACTTCGGGATTGACGCAATACCAAACTCGATACAAGTCGAATTTGTATTACCAAGTTCATATGCTTGTTAGGTGGACTGATCAAGAAAAATGATGCATCAAGGATAACCAATTAATGAAGCATCTTAAAAATACTACAGCATAACGTCCCAGAGATTATGAACAGGAATAAGAGAATATAATACTTTCTTGACCAATGTCAAATTTCGAACAGTTATTATGAAATTGTTAGTCAAGAACACCTATGTCCACAAAATGAAGGTAAAGGATGTGTAGGCATACCAAGATAGATAAAATTACGAATGAAGATATTATGGACAAGGTGGGCGCGGCCCCCCTATGGAGaataagatgcgggaagcgaggttTAGATGGTTCgagcatgtgaagaggagaggcaTATATGCCCCAGTAAGTAGGTGTGAGAGATTGACCTTGGTGGGTCTAAAAAGAGAGAGGTAAGCCAAAGAAATATTgaagagaggtgattaggcaggatacGGCGCTGCTTCAGCTTACCAAGGTTATGAGTTATGACCCTTGATATGCGGGTGTGGAGGTCGATTATTAAGGTAGAAGATTAATAGAAAGTCGTGCGTTTTTCTTGTCCATACAAGTAGTATTAGTATTAGTCACGTACTTTCTTATTTTTTGTAGATTTTTATTGCCACTTGTTATTTCTTTCGCTTCAGTTTTCTTGTTATCTTGCTGGTACTACtggttttttcatctttctttgagccgagggtttaTCGACCTATTTAACAATATTCACTGAATAGTAGCAGGACAATACAACAAATAAGTAACCTCTATAAAATCAAAGTCCATCATGCAACGTTTGTTTAGTACTTCCCATATGTGCAGCCTTTGCATATTAGATAAAAAACATGAACACTCGAAATTACGTTTAACTTCCATCATTGGGAGGACATATTTTCTTAGCTCTATAGGGGTTTCTCAGTTTAACATTTCTGATACATGGATAGAAGGATGTCAAGGGACAGAAAGATAAAAGAGAGAGTAGCACTAACGGAATAACTGCTGCATCAGCAATTTCAGGAATTGATTGAAGCAACTGTTCCAGTTCAGCAGGGGTACCTGAAAGAGCATCCATTCATACGCAACGACATAGTAGAAGAGATGAAACTACAAGTTTGCATAAAACTCAATAGCTGTATCAGGATCACCATCAACAAAATTACCTGATATGCCTTGTGCTTTATCAGTTCTtttagcctatcaacaataaacAGGAACCCATCCGAGTCAAAATAGCAGAGATCACCAGTTTTTAGCCAACCTTCTGAATTAAGAGTGGCTGATGTTTCTTGTTTATCTCCAACATAACCTGCCATTAACCAACTTTCTGTTTAAATCTCAAGCATACCAAAGAAAGTAGGTACAACACTAGTTAAGATTAGATAAAAATGGGTATATGTTTCGTTTTTTATTTTACTACTTCCATGGCATAACATAGTCATGTACAACCAACTCATGACTATTATTGAACTGTCATCTCATCCAATAATTGCTTTCACGTTCATCGATCCCAACTGCCAAGTTTTGCATAAACTAACAGGTTAATTATAAGCTATGTATGCATTAACCTTTCATGATTGTTGGCCCGCGTATCCAAAGCTCTCCACGCTTCCCGGGAGGTAAGGCCTCTCCACTATCAGGATCGACTATCTTAGCTTCCAAATTATCCGCAAGGCGACCAGCAGATCCATATCGGTCTGTTTCCTCAGGTCTTATCATCCCTGTACCTGCTCCCGTACTCTCAGTTAGACCATATCCCTATGATGAATCACAGGTAAACGCATTAAACCCAAAGGCTATGTCATATTAGATGCATGGAACGATGAATTAACGGTtaaagtgtgtgtatatatataataagtaaaGTTCATCTATGAGAAAATTGACCTCATTCGTTGCTGAAGATCAATAATTTGTTAAAAAGGATTACTTGATGCTTAGCTTgtcaaattttccaaatgaacTTTCTTTCAGAATCACTATTTTATTATAGAAGAAAAAGTGTAAACAATAGCATATGCCAGGAAAGGCAACATCAGTTATTGTTTTATAGTCAATAAAGAGGTAGACAAAACGCAACACTTCTTGCTACTAAAGATACAGAGAAAATAAACAAGCTGTTGAATGCTTCACACAATGTGGCCAAACAAATGAATACAGAGGCATGCATCTGTGTTtaccaggggcggatttaggggggcgcaaggggttcacccgaacccccttcgctgaaaaaatacactgtatatataaaacaaaatctatttttacctttatatattaagttttgaacactcttaacacaatccaaaagtgtagtttagtggtcaaggggtttcaaaatctacataaggtcatgagttcaattcccactagatacataattttttttttaacccccttcgtggagatcctgcctccgccactggTGTTTACCTACATATATAGTTATATGGCTTTCAGAATCTCCTCTTTCAAGTATTGTAAAAGATAATGTAATGCACATATAAAATATGCAACCTTACTGAAGACCAGAACAGAATGGGAGTCTTGGAGCAACGGTGAAGTTGTCTGTGTGTGGCCTACAGGTTATGGGTTCGAGCCATAGAATCAACTAGTAATGTTTGTGTTAGAGTAGGTTGGTGCAGCCCTTTTTCCGGATCCTACGTGAACGCGGGATACTTTGTGCACCGTGCTGTGCTTTACTGAAGACCAGAACAAATGCttatagataaaaaaaaaaattccaaggGCATTTCCTACTCATAAATATTTTGACCATGTTTCCTAACACCGAGTCATGTATTATAAACTCTATACTTTTTTAGAAGTCATCCCATCCTGAGATAGTGTTGCTAAAGGCTCATTTTGATGCACTGTTAAGCCTTTTAGGTGAAGCTCAAGCTGGACGTTTCACGTTGCTTAGGCAGCATTTCAGTACAAGAAAGGGCATATACGAGACAGCATCAGTCCTTGTGCAATACCAGCCGGAAGTTGGAGAATGTGTGTGATGTAGACATTATTGTCCCTTTTCCCCAGACTTGTACGTTTGGACACATAAATGTGAAACCCACCAAACTCACTTAAATTTAAGTGGGTCGGGAAGTATGAAGTACTAATTTATGAGGTAGAATGAGtttaaccaaaattaaattaTCTAAACAGTTGACTTAGGGtttttttttctgaaattgttgagaattaataattttaattgattgattAGGCGTTTGGACAATATTTaatgaagtttaaaaaatatatttgaagttgaaattgcAAGAGAGtatttgaaaaaatcaaataattgTATAGCACTTACTACTCCCTCTATCCCAATTTATGTGTCATAATTTCCTTTCTAGGTAGTCCTAAAAAGAATGTTATACTTtttcattaaaaaataatttaactttaaccTTCCTATTTGCCCATAATGAtgtgatttatagccacacataTGTATGACTTGTTTTAGACCATAAATTTTGTAAaagtttttatttctttcttaaactccctATTAAGTCAAACACCACCACATAAAATTGGGACAGAGGTAGTAGTTATTAACAAGTCATTTGTTTAATAACTCATTCTTaaagtgcaaaaaaaaaaaagaagaagaagatgtaaCACGATTGATTAAATAAATgctaaaaaaacatatatatatatatatatattggaatgGTCTATGATGCATTGGTGTCTAATcggtaaaattcaaaaatagccagatttacaagtagtaatttaaaaaaagttacagtttcaaaagtaattgaaatttagccatttttcatgtaaagataaatatgaacgaaaatactgttcaaaatccgaaaaatattccagcataatatactggagatcgaaTTATTTACaggtgaacttccagcataatatactggagttccggcataatatactggagttccagtataatatactggtccggcaaaatatgttggaagttcatgcATAAGTGCTCCaatctagtatattatgctagaattttTCGTGTGCTGGAGTTACAATATAATATGCtaaaagttcatacacaggtgcaccaatctcctgTATAGTATGCTGAAACTTTTTGTGTTGCGGCAAAATaatagctatttttcaatgactttgcgaacgctggctatttttcaattatcaatccGAAAACTGACTATTCCGTGCTATTTTCACTATAGCTCTATTGGTGCTCCAACTAATCAAGATTTGGGTTGTGCTTACTATGGGCTGTACTTTCTACcaaaagatttattttcaaaggcTCGAAATCTGAACCACTAATTATAATGTATATATCAATGAATCATATTTATGAGCATAGTCCTTGGTGGCTATGATGTCATTGCACCTTTTTCTTTTGGATAAAAAGAAGAATTTTCATTAAAACTAATAAACACCCATCACACATCGTAACCCAACtaaggggagaaattcaaaaatagtcagatttacaattggtcgttcaaaaatagcacagtttcaaaagtaatcaaaatttagccacttttatgtaaagataaatctgagcgaaaatattgttcaaaacccagaaaatacgccagtatattatactggagttccagcataagtatgcttgaactccagcatattatactggagttccaggataagtatgctggaactccagcataatatgatggagttccagcataagtacactagaactccagcataatatactggagttccagcaagtataattgtccagtataatatactggagtttggagcaccggtgctccagtctccagtatattatactggagtcagcaaagtatactggtccagcataatatgctggagccggtggtttatttcagaggattgcactttccgagtggaagtgggagaggattacgatggatttcgttactggactcccgatgactcggaaaaagtttgatgtagtttgggtcattgttgataggttgaccaagtcagcgcattttgttcctgttgcaaccacatattcgtccgaaaggttagccgagatttatatcagggagattgttcgccttcatggggtgccgctatctatcatttcggatcggggtacgcagtttacctcgcatttctggagagtggttcagcgagagttgggcacccaggttgagttgagtacaacatttcatccccagacggacggtcagtccgagaggactattcagattcttgaggacatgctccgagcctgtgtcattgattttggaggctcgtgggaccagtttttgcctttagcagagttcgcctacaacaacagctaccagtccagcattcagatggctctgtatgaggcgttgtatggtaggcgatgtcggtctccagttggatggtttgagccgggagaggctcgattattgggtacgaatctggttcag contains:
- the LOC107771564 gene encoding 4-coumarate--CoA ligase-like 9, giving the protein MSIEKFVLGEMRLLSLELVQSDLDKACLDKSAIGQLRIWQLFLSSERALQLDGFVGGYEFLHVSFIISSVEKVWQKVLLNMRIVTGIGFGPNRLLLPFGEYFKDRGFIDWDYFLWHLFSSLIDNWLDFIRLEVISQGNEILEHWTSLDEGYGLTESTGAGTGMIRPEETDRYGSAGRLADNLEAKIVDPDSGEALPPGKRGELWIRGPTIMKGYVGDKQETSATLNSEGWLKTGDLCYFDSDGFLFIVDRLKELIKHKAYQVTPAELEQLLQSIPEIADAAVIPYPDEEAGQIPMAYVVRKPGSTISESQIVDSIAKQVAPYKKIRRVAFINSIPRSPAGKILRRELIDQAISGTSARL